A region of the Canis lupus dingo isolate Sandy chromosome 8, ASM325472v2, whole genome shotgun sequence genome:
GTGTTCTCTTCTGAAGGGATGACTCCAGAATATTCTGTTACATTCTCATCGATGCTCAGCATAGCCTTATGCATGGCCTGGAGGGAAGAGACAGACGGACCTGTTTGAGGCAGAGACAAGCTTCACCATCTCCCACCCAGAGCGGGGAACAAAGCCCAATGTGATGAGATGAGAGCTGTTCTGGGGCCTCAAGGAGGGGATCTTTCCAAAGCCCCATTGAAAACTTGGGTATTCCTAGCATTTCCTTGAAATAAGACTGAAAACAATGACAAATGAGCAGAATTGCTGGCTGGGTGTCTACCATTTGAGCATTTTTATTAAAGGATCACAACATTCACAACTGAATCATCATGCTGTAGTAGAAAAAATATGACTTTCCATCACAAGgatctgggtttaaatcccaTTTTTCCCCCTAACTAACTGTGTCACTTCAAGGAGATGACTACTCTTCTCAAAACTCTGATTTCCTATATGAGAAAATGAGACCTATCCCGTATGGACTCCCAGGACTACTAAGGTGCTTCATGTGAGGAGCCTCAGTAgcataggtgctcaataaacatatGTGAGTGCATAATGCATGTGTGCGCCTgcgtatgcatgtgtgtgtgtgtgtgtgtgtgtgtttatgtgtatgtgtgaatggGACCTAATAAGTCAGAGTTCTTTCTCTAGTAATTATGGGTCAACTGGTTACCTAACATCTTTGAGGACACTTCTCCTTAACCATTTTCCCCTATGGGTCTggctccttctctgtgtctcatgatcatacccaggcctctctccttcctggcAGGTCCTTCCCCATCCAcggcctccctccctgcaggcACACAGGCCTTCACCACCTTCCCAGGCCTCTTCTGACTCCACTGGCCGACCCTCACTTCTCCTTCCTCACCAGCCTCCACCGCCTCCCTGGGAAGCAGCCACAGCCTCAGCAGGGAGACTTCCCTGACCTTCATCCCAATGGCTCCTGCCTTGGTTCCAGTTTCAGATGTCCAGTGCCCTGGGGCCCAGGACTCGGAGAGGGACTTTCCCTGTGCCTAGTCCACACCAGCACTCAGATCCCAGCCGGCAATTGAACTGTGGTTGTGTCTTTGGTCACCTGCAACTTTCCTGAATAAATGGCCTCCCTAGGTGAAATCCCTCGTTAACTCAGACTCAGTAGTTGGCCAATAGCTCCTGGTGTCACTGACACAGGGGACAAAAGTCCTTTGAAATCCCTGAGCCCAAGCCTGTCTTTGTAAATATGGGTCCATGGAGGCCCAAAAGAGGGAAAGCCCTGGCCAAACATGACACAGAGGGTCAGTGACACAAGCACAGAggaaatccccaaaatgctagAAGCTCTTgaggccacctcctccagggtCACCTGCCCACACTCCTGTTTGAGTGGTTCCAACGGCCCTCCTGGGGGACCTCAGTCTGCAGGTGTGCTtgtgtccctctgtcccttcccccagaCCCCCTGTGAGCTGTGTCCTTGGACACCTGGCGACAACCCACCTTGGACAGCATCAAGGGCCCTTCCTCAGTGATCTCAGAGAGGTCAGCCTCGGCGCTGAAGACCTTGGTGATGCCCATTTTGCTCAGGACGCTTTTCAGATCGTAGGTTCCAGAGATGGACAGTTTGGGCAAGCGCAAACTGGCAGACCTGTCAGGACGGTTGGGAAACAAAGGGGTTTCACAGTTGAGTGCTTCATTTCTGGCTGTTTCTCCCGCTCAGTGGCCCCTCTCCCTGTCCACACGAAgactggggtgtgtgtgggttTATCCTATTTCTAGCTTCTCCAGCCCCTGGGGCAAGAGAAGCACAGGGGTGGGCTTGTCCTGTAAAGTCACAGGCACTGTGTCCTGCCTCCTCTGAGCAGCCCTCCAAGGCACTCCCCTGGGGAGCCCTGAGCACACTGCCCTGCAGGGTCAGGTGCCCCCAGACCAGGACTTCTCCGGGGGGAACATCGGTGTGGTGCGGGTGGCGGGGGACATTAGCTCAGTGAGGCATGTGTGAGTGCAGGGGCTGAAAGCTCAGCTGTCCCCTCCCAAGGGGACAATATGTGGTCCCAGAAGGGTCTTCCAGAGTGAGGAGGAGGCTTGACGTGACCAGATCTGGGATGTGCCCCACCTGGTTCTCCTTCCTCGACCTTGGTGCAAGGAGCACAGGactggggggcagggctgggggtaggAGAGGTCTTCAAATACTCTTTCAAGCGTAACTTTATGCTCCTTGTATTTTCACATTCactggtgtgtgtgcgtgtgtattgTGCGTTGTTCCTGATAGTAACTGTGTTCATTCTACTTGCAATGTCTTTGATTCCTTTTGCGTGTTCATGCACCTCATGCATACGTGCAAATGCGTTGTGGGGCACACACGATAGAGCGTTCCCGGGGCTTGGGCACCACATGGCTAGGAGCTGTGCACTAGTCCGGGCTGCAGGCTCTCGTGTCGCTTCATTCCGGGGACCTCATCAAACCGCCCCGGTCTAGCGACAGAGGAACCCAGACCTTGCTCTGTGTCCCCCTTCTCGGTTCCCTGAGGCATGTGCTAGCCCTGGGACAGGGGAGGGTCGTGTCCACGGTGGGGCAGGGAGTCCCCCCGGAACAGGCCTGGAGCCCTGTGCCGTGTGAGTGTTGCGGGCCCGTGTCTGGAGCACGGAGTCGGGCGCAGTGGTGCGGCCCCCGGGGTGTGTGTCCAGCCTCCCCGCCTGGCCAGGCCTGCCGTGGCCGCTCCCTGGTCATTCTCCAGTTTGAGGATCACCTGGCTTGTCTTTTTTCCAGGAACTTGGCCAGGACCTCCTTGGCCAGCTTGCTCTCCAGCTGCTGCCTCTTCCTGAGGTTGGGCAGGATCAAGAAGGCGCTGACTCTGCCCTGGCAGCTCTGCCTCAGCAGCCAACTGGAAAGCTCCTTTTCCCAGTGGAGGTCAAACATGCCCAGGCGGCTCATCATGAGCACCTTGATTTTGGTGTTTTCACTCACGTAGAAGTTTCCTTCCACGATGTGCTCAAACTTGAAGTTATCCTCCCATTTGCCTGGAAAGTTGAAAGTGGGAGATGTGCATAAGCGTGCCAGGAGGAGTGCCCAGGTCAGGCGCTTGTCTCTGAGGCTCAGCTGCATCACCTGTCAATTGGGGTTACAAGGATCCCATCAGGTTACTGAAAGGCTTCATGGGCTTGTACTGAGGCTAGAGGAGGTTCTAGAATGTATATACTGCAGAAGCCACATGGCACCAACTTGGGTGGACAGAGCAAGCATTTTGATGTGGATTTGATGTTGGCTTGTGGATGGCCTGAAGATGATTAACGAAAATTATTAGGTGTAGTTGGAAACTCCCGAAGTCCTACTCAGCACCTCACTGTCCACATACCCTTGCCCCTTTTTGTGGGAGGTTCTTGTCATTCAGGGAATCCCTCTCGCCCCCACTCCAAGGCCTTCCCTGGACCACTGTGTAGGACGCAGGTGCCTGGGCAGCTGCCCCCGACCCCCACGTCAAGAGAACCTCCTGTCTGGGCAAGTCAGAGTGGGAGGGTGCCTCAGGGACCCCTGCGCCCAACTCTCCCATTGGACAGagatggacactgaggctggaGAGGGGCAAGACCTTCCAGAAGCCCTCCAGCAGAGCCAAGAGACCTGCCCACCCTGGCCCCGGGCTCTCCATCATCCTGTTGCCTCCAGAGCGAGGAGCCCGCACAGTGAAGGAGGCAGCTCTGGCCTGgctcttcccttccctgccccagcccctgttCCTCTACCTCACAGTGCCCTCTGGGGCCTCCCAGGCCCCCCACATGGCCATCCCTTAGGGAGGAGGTCAGGCTGGGTTTCAAGGTcagctgagcacctgctgtgtgagCGTGAGATCCCGTGTTCCTTGTAAGGTGTTCAGTCCCCACAGAAACCTGACAACAAGGGTACTATCATGCCCTTATTGCAGAGAGGAAGCTGGAACCTCAAAGTGGTGCAATGACTTGCCCACAGTCACGTAGCTAATAATCAGCAGAGGAAGGATTGGAAACCTGGTgtttctgactccaaagctgtccctcctcccactgcaCTGGCGTTGTCACAAATGTGACCCAAGAAACCTCATTCCCTCCTACACTCTCCTAAAGCTGCTTATTTGACCTCCCTCCTTGGTAGAGATTGACAGGGCACAGTGGGACATTAAAGGCTCTGAAAAATCCTGCAGAGAAGATGACAATAAGACTGTCCAACTTGTCATCTCCTGACCTTAGTTGATCACAGAAAGTATGACAGTGGTTGtgtgtggggaaactgagtcacgcATGCAGAGATGCACCGCCATATCCCATCCTGCACTTCCCAGTAAAGCTTAGACTTGTTAGAATATTTTTGCGTGTTTCCTTTCAAACCAGCTCAGGCTGGTGGTAAAACCTATCGTGAAAGAATGTAATTCACCAGAATAAGAGTTGTGTCTCTGTCAAGATCTTGGACCAAATCCACAATTTTTCCTTGGGTTCCCTTCTCTATGTACTGGTTGATCTGTTTCGtggcctcctctgtgtctctgaagtTGACGGAGAAGTGATACAGCTTTGTGACATCCTCCAAAAACTCATGCACTTGCTTCAGATTTTTATCCATGAATAACACACTTGTGCTGGTCAGCTGGAACTGGCTGGCTGACAAGTTGAAGGTGTCAAGGAAATGCTGCAAGCATTGTGGGTATTGGCCTTAGCTGTCTCCTTGAAGTTAAAATCTAGGCCCTGTAGGATCTGGGTGCCAGTGTTCCCTTTGGTCCCCAGGGAGAGCTTTGTGAAGGCTGTAGCGATGCTCACGGGGGAGAAGAAGATGTTGTTGTTGGATTTTGGGGCCAGTCTGCGGTACAGGCTGAAGGCAAAGTTGTCCAGTTTGGTGGCTATGTTGGGGAAGCGTCCATGCTGATGGAGACTGTGATCCTGCCTGGGGGCGAGCAGGGAGCCAGGAACCTGATAGCACAGACCTGCCAGCAGGAGGAGAACCCAGGGGATGGAGGATGGCATTGTCctgcaagagagggagagagggagagagggagagagggagagagggagagagagaaggggcaccCGCCCAGGTCAGGCCACGCGGTTGAGTCCCCAGGCCGCTGACTGACACCATGTAGAACACAGAGTTTGCTGAACCTCTCCTGTGTCCCGGCCCCGGCCAAACACTTTCCTACGTCCTCATCACAGGACAGAACAGTAGCAAGGCCCTCGCAGGGCTCGCCACGTGCCGACCCCCGTTCTAGGCACTGCGCCGTCTCATCTCGTTGCCCTCTTGTAATGACCTATGACCTGGGACAGTTGTCCATTCTCTGATGAGGAGACCGAAGGCCAGAGAGGTTTAAgccacctgcccaaggccacagagcaggAAAGTAGCAGGAGGAGAATCACAGACCCGGGCCAGCTGGGTGATGGGAGTTCACGCTCTTGACGGCCGTACAACCACCTGCAGTGGCCCTTGCCCTGTGCGCAAGCGCCATGCCCCTGTTTTGCATAatgggaaattgaggcacaggaaGCATGATGTACGGGTGCACGATTACCCAGGAAGCAGGTACAGGGATGACTGGATCTGGAATAGTCCCCCGTTGGCCCCCATTGGCATGAGGCTGTTGTCCGGAAGGGGTAAGCACTTGCCcagtgacacagagacagaaaccCAACCTGGCTGACTGTGGCCCAAACTCTCCCTGACTCCCTACACTTCCTGCTCCCTTTCCTTGCAGCTGCTGCAGCCCTCGGGTAGAGGCATCTGAGCCTGGCGTGGATTATGATCTGACCCTACAATGTTCCGAGTCTGGGGGATGCTGCTGACAAAAGCACTGAGGCCCCTTCACCTCACGGTGCTCAGAGGCATTAACTTCTGTTTCGATGACTTGGGGCTTGGAGAGCACGCAGTTCAGGGACTTTCTGAAGGCCACACGGCTGGCCAAGCAGCGCTGGCACCAGGCAGGTCTGCAGGCTTTGTGCCTGGTGCTCTGTACAAGGTCAGGTTCGCCTGATAACTACCTCCCTGAAGCGGGAACTTGGCTGCTTCTGAGGCTGAGCACAGCGGGAGTCAGGGGTCTCAAGCTCAGTACCATTGATACTCTGAGCTGGAAGATTCTATGCTGTGAGGGGCTGTCCCGTGCATTAGAGGATGTTTAGACGCATCCTAGACAAAACTTGATGCCAGTAGCAATGTCCCCACTTGCAGGTATGACAATCAAAAAATTGTCAGACGTTTCCAGTGTCCTCTGGGGTCAAAGTGCCCttgtgcagggggaggagggattCAAGGCCGTGTGTCCTTGGGAGGCCTCCTTTTCCCTAGGTGGACAGATGTCTCATTTCAGAGCAGGTCTAGGTCAAGTGAGTTCATTGTTCATTGGGGCACAGAGTCCACTGGTCCCAGTTAGTTTGGGGTGTCCATGCTTCTTGGGTGGGAGCCCTGTCAGCGGGGAGGTCTCAGGATTCTGCTATGACATTTTGTGGCAGGCTTTCAGGACACCACAGCAAATCTCCTCACCTGACACTCAGATGCCCCTGTGTTTCTTCTGCCCTGGGAGTTTTATGACAAGCTCTTCTGAGTGTCAGGGCTGTTCCTCCCAAACACTCACGCACAGCTATAGCCCCTAGGAGCCTTTCTTGAGCTGGCCTCACGATGAGTCCCAGATCTAAGCCCCCAAATCGTCTGTGGTCCCCACAGCCAGCTCACCTACACCCCTGGACACCACCCGAGTCCCTGCCTGTGCTTGGATGGCAGCGGCTTTGGAGACGCTGGACCCTCAAGGGGACAGAGGGGTGACGTGGTGGGGAGGAAGTGGTTAAAAGCCCACTTTTTAGcttcagacagacctgggttctaACCTGCTTCGCTCATTCACTAGCTGCGGACCCAGAGCAAAAATTTTTCATCTCTCTGATCCTCCTCTTTAAAATGAGATTGTTGGAGATGCGAGGGAAGCCGGGCTAGCGGTCAAAACTCACGGCCAGAAGGGACCCGAGAGATCCACTTTTGGGGGGAAGAGGGTGGTGGGTTTCGCAAACGAAAACTTTTACAATCAGTAAGGGGCCAACGAGTGGGAGAAGGGCCATGAACCTAGATAAGAAAGGGGAGGAGGTGACAGACAAGATAGCAGGGTTATCTGAGGAGTTAATGAATACACTTCAACCTTGCAGAGGAGGAGTTCCAGTGACAAGACCAAGGCCAAGGTCCActgtgcggggggtgggggtggggtgcagggagtGGTGGGGGGGACCATGGGCCATCCTTTGGAAATCTGGGGAGCAGGCTACCCTGGGGGAAAGCTAAAAGGGCATGGGCATTCTCCAGTAAGATAGTTAAGTGAAGGGCATGGAATCTACAGGGCAAGGTCAAGGACTCTGGCTCTGGCTGGAGTTGAAAAGGAGCCACGTAAGACAGAAGGATCCCGACGCATGTTGGAGAAGCGTGTTGAGGAGCATGGAAGGGACCCTCCAAGGGGACTTGTCCCTGCCACCTGCAGGTGGGAGAGACACAGGTGAAGACCACCTGGACCACAGGGTCCTTTCCAAacctggggagggtgggagaaggCGAAGGCAAtcccccagcagccccacccAGCAGCGTGCATTGCGATAGCgggcctactatgtgctgggggCCTTTGAATGGCGCGATTCCATCCTCCCCACTGGTGGTGCTGAGCAGAACGGCCAAGGCTCCGCTGCCTGCCTGCCAGTCCTGAGCCCGGCAAATCAGAGCCAAACCTATCGGTGCCTCAGTTTGCTCCTCTGCTGAGTGGACATAATAATCCTGTCACAGGGGCCCCCGCCTCGCTGACCATGTCAGCTCAGGAGGAGGCTGATGGGAAGGGACTCACTCAGTAGAATGCACTGGTTGCCCAGAGAGGCTGGCTGGGCTGGCCGCTCACTGCAGGTGTCTCGCAACGGCTCCTGGGGCTTCCCTTATTTATAGGGCAGTCTCAGGGGACTGGGACACCCAGTCCTGTGGGCCCACAACCACGTCCACTGCAGGAAATCAGCCTGGGGGGCTTCCAGAGTGCAGCCTGGGCATGCCTGATATCATCGGAGGGCCTTGCTGTTCTCCTTTGAAATGGCCTAGTCCAGCAGAATCAGCAGGTGCAAGAGCCATCAGAAGGGTGGGGTGCTGGGAGCCCCATGGCCATGCAAGACTAAGTATTTATTTCGTCTTGATGCTGTCCTCACAGAGCTGTTGAGAGGAGAAAATGAATTATAATCCCCCCAGAGCCTAGAATTGTGTCTGATACATGATTGACCTCTGCTGAGCATCAACCGTCTGATGTCACTGGACTTGTGACTGCCAGGGACTCAGCCCTTGGAATCTTCACATTGGGAGCTGGAGTCCATGTCCTTTGGGCTCCAAAGTCTGTCTGGGCACAGAAAGGAGGTGACGGGCACCTGCCAAGTGCCGAGGCTCAGGAGAATCATGGGGAAGATCTGCACTGGGCTGCCCTGAGGTGCTTAGTATCTTAAAGAATATCAAGACCCTTGGAACCTTAGTGCTCCCATTTTACTGGTGAGAAAAGCGAGGCTCCCAGAGGGGTGGTGACTTCCCCAGCATCCAGGGCATGTTAGTTTGTGGTAGAGCCGTGACAAGATCCCAAGGCCATCTGACCCCCAGCTCAGGTCTTCACGAACAAAATGTGCAAATATCTGTCGTTCATCCCTCTGCTGATTTTCtgcccccaaatcaagagtcagaggaaGTCAGACATGTGCGTAAGCAATCAGAGCGATTTCTTTTACTCTGCCCTTACCAGCCCTCCTGAAATGCGGCCCGAGTAATACAGCGCGGAAGTGACTTCCAGCACAGGGAGTGGGCACCTGTCGTGGAAAGGCAGCTTTGACTTCTAAGAACAAATGTCCCTGGTCACTGGCCGTCAGCCCCGCTGGGGCCAGGCCCTCCCTGCAGGACTGTCTGTCCCCCTGTTACCTTGGGCCCCGGGGACTCAGCCCTGCCTCCCGAGAGTCTCCGGCACCTGCTCACCTGGGCAGAGCCCTTGGCCACCATGCCTCAGCTGGCGTTAGGCCAGACAGGTGCATCCAGTGTGGACCGGGAGGTTGGACTCGCCCCTGAGATCTGAGATGGACGGGACAGCCTGGGCCTGAGCACGGCACCTGATTTCTAGGCCTGTGCCGGGCAGATCGTCTAACCTCTGTCCGTAAATGGGGGATAACGAATTGTAGCCTGTGTCCTTCGGGGATTGGGCTTGAGGGTCAGCCTAGACAGTGAATGCAGTTCAAAGAACAGGCAGAGCAGAAGCTTCTCCTGTCCTCTTACCACAAGGCTGCCTTGATGGTTTGCCCACCCGGGAATGGACCCTGTTGGTTCCCAGGAGCCAGTCAAGTGCTCCCTGGGGACTTGAATTGGGTTTCTGCCACCAGAGCCCAGACACATGTAACTGCAGGCCATTCTCTGAAGTGGAATGATGGTTTCATAGGTGAGTGCCCTCAGCGCATCCACCTTCTTGGTctttccctgggctccaggggtcCAGCTGGCCTTTGcatctgctccctccctccccagtgtgggtgtGTGCAGTGTGATGCAGCCTGTTTGCTGAAGGCTGTGAGCTCTTCAACCTCCGGTGGGAAGGGCTCCCACAAGTCAGCTGCTTTCCCTCCGGGGCAGAGGGTGTTTTGTCATGCAGGTGTCCTCGGCAGGTGGCTGTGCCCCCCAGCATTTCTCACGGTGGGGCAGGAATCTAGCTTGTGGTTGTCTGGGAGGGAGCGTGGGTGATGCGGTGAGGTGTGCAGGGACAAGTAGCGCTCCCAaagccagctctgccacttattagctccgtgaccttgagcaagacaggcagcctttctgagcctcagtttattcCTCTGGAGAATGGGCACATGAGAGCAGAGCCGCTCCACAGCGCTGCTAGGAGGAGGAAACGGGAAAATGCCTGCTTAGCCCCTTGCAGGGCACCAGGCTTACAGGGGAGCTCATGAATGTCACCAATGTCGTCCCTTACATCGACACCTGGCTCTGCTCCCCTTTGAAAGGTGTTTTGAGTCCCTGCTTGGAAGCATACACCAACTCAAAATGGGTGTTTAACCGTGATGAAGAtgcgaggcccagagaggcttgGCGACTTTGCTAACATCACACAGCTGGGACGCTGCCAACTCTGAACTTGCTCTCACTCTGGCCTCATTCCAGGTGTCTGACAACGGTTGTCTAGGGCATGGAACTTGCGCAGGTTCGCAGTGTCCAGCCAGAGAAAAATCAGGACGACATTAGACTTCCCTGGGAGGCAGCTGAATTTTTATCCATTATATTGAATTATGTGGAGTTGCACACATGTAGCCATTCTGACTTAAAaggtttaaatattaaataaataaataaatgatttaaatatcatatgattccaccCAGTTGTGTAGATATACATTCGGTCCCCATGAGTGACTTAGGTGGGAATTACTGTTTTTTTACGGGTTGGGGCAGTCCTTCCCAGGGACAAGGGCTCCCTCGGGCTGGGTTCCTGCAGGACCTCCTGACCGCCGTAATAACCCTTCAGTGGGGACTCTGTAGGATGAGAAAGAGCCACATGGCCCTTAGTGAAAGGGCTGCTCCTGGGATGGCCACTAGCTGTGGTGTGGGAGTTGTGGTTTCCCTCTGAGGACCAGGGGGAGGGCCACGGGGCAGGATCAAGGCAAGATGAAAAATGTCTCCTGTCAGAGCTTAGTCAAGGGAGGGCAGGTAGGGCTAGTGGGGCTGATGGCCTACTTCCCCTCCCACGACCATGAAATCATTGTAATAACTTTGCAGAGCCACAACTTGGCCACATGATTGGGAAGGAGACGACACACAGGGTAAGTGTCTTGGAGGGTGGGGCTGGCAGTTCGGGATGAGTCTGAGCAGGTGACGCAGACCAGGACCCAGAGACCCacctggagagaagaggaagtggaagaCCGGTATTGTGTCTGAAGGTCCCTGAGCAGAGACGGAAGGACAAAGACGGAAGATGTGTATTCCCAGTCTAGCCCCATGGAGAAAGTCTCCAGGAAGAATCAACCctgggggggtgcctgggtggctcaggtggttaagcctttgccttcagctcaggtcatggtcccagagtattgagatcaagccctatgttgggcttcctgctcagcagggagtctgcttctcccttccctctgcctccccgcctgctcatactttctctctctctctctgtcaaataaataaataaaatctcaaaagaaaaaaaaaaaagaatcaacccTAGCTTTTGGCAGGAAAGACCTTTGAGTGATGGGAGCCCAAGCTTAGCTTAGGTGACAGGGTGGGATGAGAAGGGGACCGAATATTGTCTCTTTACGGCTGGAGATGGGGCAGCTCCGAGCCCCTGTGTGAGCTGAAGGCTCTGGGAGCCACAGGGAGGCAGCCTCGTGGTCGGTGCTGGCAGCCCTGCAGGCCGAGGGGCTCTCAGGGGGGGTCACTCTGCACACAGCGGGCCCCGGGGGCTTAGCAAGAGGAGGAGGCTGGTGGAGGTGGGAGCTGCAGGTTGGTATCTGAGCCCTTGCCATGCCCCTTGGGGATTCCCAGGTAAGATTCGAGCCTAGAGCTTTTCCACAGTGACTGGGGCAAAGGCAACCCTTCCTCCCAGCCTCGCAGGGCACCCGGACAGTGTAGACGCCTCATGCAGAATAAGACAGCAGGTGCACAGTGATGGCTGggacctccccccccacccccacctctgcctctcgCCTCCTGGGGTTGGAGACAGAGACTCAAGACATGAGGGGCTGAAGGAGTCACATGTCACACTGGAGCCTGGGGTGGGTCACTCTTTAATGGTATCTGGAAGGGACCTGACCCACAAGGCAGTTACTTTTGGGTGGGGTTCACCACCTTTCCCATGAAGAGGGGACTCTTGGTGTCTCTGTCGACGATGATGATGAGGAAAGGCTTGTTGAAGTCGACACTGGGCGGCATGGACATGGGGATGGCTTCCAGAAAGGTGGCTCCCGCAGCTTCAGTCCCTTTCTCGTCGATGGTCAGCACGGCCTTGTGCAGCCCCTGTGGGGATGGAGCACAGCAGGCTGATCTGAGTGGGGTGCTCCCCTTCCCTGGCCTgggagcagggcccagggaggggctcactcaggcctctctccctcctggcaGGTCCTTCCCCATCCAcggcctccctccctgcaggcACACAGGCCTTCACCACCTTCCCAGGCCTCTCCTGACTCCACCGGCCGACCCTCACTCTCCTTCCTCACCAGCCTCCACCGCCTCCCTGGGAACCACAGCCTCAGCAGGGAGACTTCCCTGCCCTTCGTCCCCATGGCTCCTGCCTCGGTTCCAGTTTCAGATGTCCAGTGCCCTGGGGCCCAGGACTCGGAGGGGGACCTTCCCTGTGCCTGGTCTACACCAGCACTCAGATCCCAGCCGGCAATTGAACTGTGGTTGTGTCTTTGGTCACCTGCAATTTTCCTGAATAAATGGCCTCCCTAGGTGAAATCCCTCGTTAACTCAGACTCAGTGGTTGGCCAATAGCTCCTGGTGTCACTGACACAGGGGACAAAAGTCCTTTGAAATCCCTGAGCCCAAGCCTGTCTTTGTAAATACGGGTCCATGGAGGCTCAAAGGAGGGAAGGCCCTGGCCAAACATGACACAGAGGGTCAGTGACACAAGCACAGAGGAAATCCCCAAAATGCCAGAAGCTCTTgaggccacctcctccagggtCACCTGCCCACACTCCTGTTTGAGTGGCTCCAACGGCCCTCCTGGGGGACCTCAGTCTGCAGGTGTGCTtgtgtccctctgtccctttccccagACCCCCTGTGAGCTGTGTCCTTGGACACCTGGCGACAACTCACCTTGGACAGCATCAAGGGCCCTTCCTCAGTGATCCCAGAGAGGTCAGCCTCGGCGCTGAAGACCTTGGTGATGCCCATTTTGCTCAGGACGCTTTTCAGATCGTAGGTTCCAGAGATGGACAGTTTGGGCAAGCGCAAACTGGCAGACCTGTCAGGACGGTTGGGAAACAAAGGGGTTTCACAGTTGAGTGCTTCATTTCTGGTTCTTTCTCCCACTCAGCGGCCCCTCTCCCTGTCCACACGAGgactggggtgtgtgtgggttTATCCTATTTCTAGCTTCTCCAGCCCCTGGGGCAAGAGAAGCACAGGGGTGGGCTTGTCCTGTAAAGTCTCAAGTGCTGTGTCCTGCCTCCTCTGAGCAGCCCTCCAAGGCACTCCCCTGGGGAGCCCTGAGCACACTGCCCTGCAGGGTCAGGTGCCCCCAGACCAGGACTTCTCTGGGGGGAATGTCGGTGTGGTGCGGGTGGCGGGGGACATTAGCTCAGTGAGGCATGTGTGAGTACAGGGGCTGAAAGCTCAGCTGTCCCCTCCCGAGGGGACAATGTGTGGTCCCCAGAAGGGTCTTCCAGAGTGAGGAGGAGGCTTGACGTTACCAGATCTGGGATGTGCCCCACCTGGTTCTCCTTCCTCGACCTTGGTGCAAGGAGcacagggctggggggcagggctgggggtaggAGAGGTCTTCAAATGCTCTTTCAAGCGTAACCTTATGCTCCTTGTATTTTCACATTCACtggt
Encoded here:
- the LOC112657481 gene encoding LOW QUALITY PROTEIN: alpha-1-antiproteinase-like (The sequence of the model RefSeq protein was modified relative to this genomic sequence to represent the inferred CDS: inserted 1 base in 1 codon), with translation MPSSIPWVLLLLAGLCYQVPGSLLAPRQDHSLHQHGRFPNIATKLDNFAFSLYRRLAPKSNNNIFFSPVSIATAFTKLSLGTKGNTGTQILQGLDFNFKETAKANTHNXLQHFLDTFNLSASQFQLTSTSVLFMDKNLKQVHEFLEDVTKLYHFSVNFRDTEEATKQINQYIEKGTQGKIVDLVQDLDRDTTLILVNYILFPGKWEDNFKFEHIVEGNFYVSENTKIKVLMMSRLGMFDLHWEKELSSWLLRQSCQGRVSAFLILPNLRKRQQLESKLAKEVLAKFLEKRQARSASLRLPKLSISGTYDLKSVLSKMGITKVFSAEADLSEITEEGPLMLSKAMHKAMLSIDENVTEYSGVIPSEENTWSKHLSILFNWPFLVIIKDENTNIPLFMGKMVNPMQK